In Nocardioides luti, the DNA window GGACGGATCATCCGAGATCACACCTCTCGGAGCCGGTCTTGTAGTCCACGGGCAGCGACTGGCCCCCGGGGAGCTTGACCCGGCCGTGGAACTCGCAGAGGTAGAAGTTGAACCAGGAGCCGTAGATCGCGGTCCGGCCGACCTTCTGGAGCTTGATCGGCAGCACCTGCAGGGCCCGGTCGAGCTCGCCCTTGTTCTTGTCGAGGTTGCCGGCGAAGCTGCGCAGCTGCTTGATGTCCTCGACGAACGGCTTGCGGATGCCTCCGACGAGGCCGGCGGTCTGGACCGACAGCTCGGAGATCTGGTCGAGCGAGCTGAGGATCGCGCCCCGGTCGGTCTTGAGCCCGTGCACGAAGGTGCGGAACGTGACGATCAGGTCGGAGAGCTGGTCGTCGCGGTCGCCGATGTGGTCGAGCACCTGGTCGAGGTTGTCGATCAGGCTGCCGATCAGCTGGTCGCGGTCGGCGAGGGTCTGGGTGACCGACGCGGTGTGCGACAGCAGTCCCTCGAGGGTGCCGCCCTCGCCCTGGAAGACCTGGACGACCTCGTAGGACAGCTTGTTGACGTCGGCCGGGGACAGGGCCTGGAACAACGGCTTGAACCCGTTGAACAGCACCGTCAGGTCCAGGGCCGGCGAGGTC includes these proteins:
- a CDS encoding MCE family protein, whose translation is MKLFDKKTAVDFTKLTIFIVVTTLATGVLAAVIGNLSLGGTNEYKADFVDATGVVKGDDIRIAGVKVGVVKDVRIVDRSRAEVTFSVQSATSLTKATHATIRYRNLVGQRYISLSQEIGDSARLPDGSTIPVAQTSPALDLTVLFNGFKPLFQALSPADVNKLSYEVVQVFQGEGGTLEGLLSHTASVTQTLADRDQLIGSLIDNLDQVLDHIGDRDDQLSDLIVTFRTFVHGLKTDRGAILSSLDQISELSVQTAGLVGGIRKPFVEDIKQLRSFAGNLDKNKGELDRALQVLPIKLQKVGRTAIYGSWFNFYLCEFHGRVKLPGGQSLPVDYKTGSERCDLG